In the genome of Candidatus Methylacidiphilales bacterium, the window GGATGGAATCGGTGACAACAGCTCCTGCCGCGATAATCGAGTGATGACCGATCGTTACGCCTTTTAGAATGCAAGCATGAGCGCCAATCCATGTATTAGACTCGATCACAGTGGGGGCACATATAAATTCATTTTTTCCTAAAACATGGTCAAAATCACATATATACACGTAAGGACCGATCAAGCAGGAATCACAAATTGTAATAGAATAATGGCAATCGATGAATGAGAATTGGTTTATATAACAATTTGATCCGATTTTAAGACAAGCAGTTTGGCCTGGACAATGGGGTTCTACAACAAGAATTGCATTTTTTTCTATGAAAGTGTTGCGAC includes:
- a CDS encoding acyltransferase — translated: RNTFIEKNAILVVEPHCPGQTACLKIGSNCYINQFSFIDCHYSITICDSCLIGPYVYICDFDHVLGKNEFICAPTVIESNTWIGAHACILKGVTIGHHSIIAAGAVVTDSIPPFSIAAGVPARVVKKIQSND